One genomic region from Armatimonadota bacterium encodes:
- a CDS encoding ABC transporter permease, with translation MKKPFRYNLGRIMQIRELPALVFLLLAVVFLWNKAPNFGEHANLLSIARETSIVGIMAVGMTAVILTGGIDLSVASVLALSASVIAILAVNGSNLLIAILAGLGIGTACGALNGLLITFLRIPPIITTLGTMAIYRAAVTLFTQAKWIGPLPAGMAFIGSKITPAFILFLIATITSLFLWKCRLGRYIQAIGGNENAVHLSGISVRKVKLLVYMLNGFLATVAGLVMASSANSAQANMALGYELNVIAAVVIGGTSISGGQGSVIGSVLGAAIMSVLYSALILLDASIYWHKLILGGVILAAVLLDKFRYLTKQ, from the coding sequence ATGAAAAAGCCATTCCGTTACAATCTTGGGCGAATCATGCAGATTCGGGAGCTACCTGCCCTAGTTTTCTTGCTCTTGGCGGTTGTATTCCTTTGGAACAAGGCTCCGAACTTTGGTGAACATGCGAATCTACTCAGTATCGCTAGGGAAACAAGCATAGTAGGGATTATGGCAGTTGGAATGACTGCCGTCATTCTCACGGGCGGAATTGATTTGTCGGTTGCTTCAGTACTAGCGCTCTCAGCTTCTGTAATTGCAATCCTTGCGGTTAATGGGTCAAACCTACTGATAGCAATATTGGCTGGGTTAGGAATAGGAACCGCGTGCGGTGCGTTGAACGGCTTACTCATTACTTTTTTGCGAATACCACCAATCATAACGACGCTTGGTACTATGGCAATATACCGAGCGGCTGTAACTTTATTCACCCAAGCAAAGTGGATTGGCCCGCTGCCGGCTGGAATGGCTTTTATAGGTAGCAAGATAACACCTGCTTTTATCCTCTTCTTAATTGCTACTATTACGTCACTTTTTTTATGGAAGTGTAGGTTAGGCAGGTATATCCAAGCCATCGGCGGCAATGAGAATGCTGTGCATCTGTCGGGAATAAGCGTGCGCAAAGTAAAGCTACTGGTTTATATGTTGAACGGCTTTCTTGCGACGGTCGCAGGTTTAGTAATGGCGTCTTCAGCAAATTCAGCTCAAGCGAATATGGCATTGGGATATGAGTTAAATGTAATCGCTGCCGTGGTTATTGGCGGAACAAGCATATCAGGCGGGCAAGGTTCAGTCATTGGCTCGGTCCTTGGTGCTGCCATCATGTCTGTTTTATACAGTGCGCTTATCTTGTTAGACGCCTCAATCTATTGGCATAAGTTAATCTTGGGCGGAGTAATTCTTGCAGCTGTGTTGCTCGATAAATTCCGATACCTGACAAAACAATGA